Proteins encoded in a region of the Pelmatolapia mariae isolate MD_Pm_ZW linkage group LG16_19, Pm_UMD_F_2, whole genome shotgun sequence genome:
- the LOC134645113 gene encoding ubiquitin-conjugating enzyme E2 D2-like has product MALKRIHKELNDLARDPPAQCSAGPVGDDMFHWQATIMGPSDSPYQGGVFFLTIHFPTDYPFKPPKVAFTTRIYHPNINSNGSICLDILRSQWSPALTISKVLLSICSLLCDPNPDDPLVPEIARIYKTDSQKYTKMAKEWTQKYAM; this is encoded by the exons ATGGCTCTGAAAAGGATTCACAAG GAGCTTAACGACCTGGCTCGTGACCCTCCAGCACAGTGCTCAGCTGGCCCAGTGGGTGATGATA TGTTTCACTGGCAAGCCACAATCATGGGGCCT AGTGACAGTCCATATCAGGGAGGTGTTTTCTTCTTGACGATTCATTTTCCAACAGACTACCCCTTCAAACCCCCCAAG gTTGCGTTTACGACAAGAATTTACCACCCAAATATTAACAGTAACGGCAGTATCTGTCTGGATATTCTCAGATCACAGTGGTCTCCTGCGCTTACTATTTCTAAAG TTCTTCTCTCCATTTGCTCACTCCTATGTGACCCAAACCCTGATGACCCGCTAGTGCCAGAGATCGCACGAATCTACAAAACAGATAGTCAGAA ATACACCAAAATGGCAAAAGAATGGACACAAAAATACGCAATGTGA
- the zmp:0000000662 gene encoding RING finger protein 145: MPRLEVLANVALRVPSILVLDLLYKCDIEGVTEHLKAKNEDMLFKYKYVIWNMYYIGHLINVVVLILPLRHIVTLYLHILTGLLLYMGHQISKDYVHEELQYGYQGAVYRDSLAFNRFVSAMTSQIILSTLCAFLMKTRKVWLFSAHMLPLLARLCATPHATLLTVNIFSMGLTGAGIAVFLLSNIFVPYRLARAAYSELLHLEVIELYRLLGVGISLWNQFAVPVLFSVFWFILFIVQLCSDIMSAGTSITHHGIMFFLLTSVSECCATPYSLLGLTFMVSYLALGLLNLCKFYLGGFAAVQNENVMHRGVTEGVTLLLLAIQTGLLDMQALQRTFLLSIILFIVVTSTLQSMIEITDPVILALGASRNRSLWKHFRGLSMCLLLLVFPVFMAYKISQFFHMDFWLLILVSSCMLTSLQVTGTMLIYSLFMVELFRSDPIESLDEVIYWVNAVSRVLEFVVALCVVAYGTWESLFGEWSWMGASVIIIHSYFNVWLRAQSGWRSFLLRQEAAKKINSLPRATAQQLQQHNDVCSICFQEMSSAVITYCGHFFHSNCLRKWLYVQETCPMCHQTVRPTPPGQSQTSADSPAAPPQRDAGPDPAAPEGDQKLDTATVQETQSNSVTPDDTEQREGRESFENGENSEAHQGLHYSPSGDCVECVHPVRSGDLSSSHTHQNKNPPNTPNQAEESGKDSILPSTLKTVTTEGQSASELAEVEDSIHFSPRCDGTPESWKSFNSPEANNTEKNQEGISSGKTLVDSPSSVQSCNKNSELCTDRAQSYKGSCTYSDSESLREVEPAPQSLELSPRRSTDTSD, encoded by the exons ATGCCTCGTCTGGAAGTGCTGGCCAACGTTGCTCTCAGGGTGCCGAGCATACTGGTGCTAGACCTGCTCTACAAATGTGACATTGAAGGTGTAACGGAGCACCTCAAGGCAAAAAATGAAGACATGCTCTTCAAATACAAGTATGTCATCTGGAACATGTATTACATTG GTCATTTGATAAATGTGGTGGTGTTAATCCTTCCATTGAGACACATTGTGACGCTCTACCTCCATATTCTCACCGGCCTCCTCCTATACATGGGGCATCAGATTTCCAA GGATTATGTTCATGAAGAGCTACAGTACGGTTATCAAGGAGCAGTGTATCGTGATTCTTTGGCCTTCAACAGATTTGTCTCTGCAATGACTA GTCAGATTATTCTCAGCACACTGTGTGCCTTCTTGATGAAGACCAGAAAGGTGTGGTTGTTCTCTGCTCACATGCTCCCCCTGCTGGCTCGACTCTGCGCCACGCCTCATGCCACGCTGCTAACAGTCAACATTTTCTCCATGGGCCTGACTGGAGCGGGGATCGCCGTGTTCCTGCTGTCAAATATCTTTGTGCCATACCGTCTCGCAAGGGCTGCCTACTCTGAGCTGCTTCACCTTGAG GTAATTGAGCTGTACAGACTTCTGGGTGTGGGAATCTCTCTGTGGAACCAGTTTGCTGTCCCAGTCCTCTTTAGCGTCTTTTGGTTTATTCTATTCATTGTCCAGCTGTGCTCAGACATCATGTCTGCTGGCACCTCAATAACCCATCATGGGATCATGTTCTTCCTCCTCACAAG TGTCTCTGAATGTTGTGCAACACCATACTCTCTTTTGGGTCTGACCTTCATGGTGTCCTATCTGGCTCTGGGGCTGCTCAATCTATGCAAGTTTTACCTGGGAGGTTTTGCCGCTGTTCAGAATGAGAACGTCATGCACAG AGGTGTGACTGAGGGCGTCACTCTGCTCCTCCTCGCCATTCAGACAGGCCTGTTGGATATGCAAGCACTGCAGCGCACCTTCCTCCTCagcatcatcctcttcatcgtGGTGACCTCAACCCTGCAGTCAATGATAGAAATAACAGATCCAGTTATTCTCGCACTGGGTGCATCACGAAACAG GAGTCTGTGGAAACACTTCCGTGGCCTCAGCATGTGTTTGCTTCTCCTGGTTTTCCCAGTGTTTATGGCTTACAAGATCTCCCAGTTCTTCCACATGGATTTCTGGCTCCTCATACTGGTATCCAGCTGCATGCTTACATCCCTTCAG GTTACAGGCACTATGCTGATCTACTCCCTCTTCATGGTGGAGCTGTTTCGCAGCGACCCAATTGAGAGCCTGGACGAAGTGATCTACTGGGTGAACGCTGTCAGCCGTGTGTTGGAGTTTGTTGTGGCACTGTGCGTGGTGGCTTATGGCACCTGGGAGTCACTCTTTGGAGAGTGGAGCTGGATGGGTGCCTCCGTCATTATCATCCACTCATATTTTAACGTTTGGCTCAGAGCTCAGTCTGGCTGGAGGAGCTTCCTGCTCAGACAGGAAGCAGCTAAGAAGATCAACTCCCTGCCCAGAGCCACAgctcagcagctgcagcagcacaacGACGTGTGCTCCATCTGCTTTCAG gaaatGAGCTCTGCCGTGATCACATATTGTGGACATTTCTTCCATTCTAACTGCCTCCGCAAATGGCTGTATGTTCAGGAGACGTGCCCCATGTGCCACCAAACGGTACGACCGACACCGCCGGGTCAGAGCCAGACTTCAGCTGACAGCCCGGCCGCCCCACCTCAGAGAGACGCGGGGCCTGATCCAGCTGCACCAGAGGGAGATCAGAAGCTGGATACAGCAACAGTGCAGGAGACACAGAGCAACAGTGTAACTCCTGATGATACTGAGCAGCGGGAGGGAAGGGAAAGCTTTGAGAATGGAGAAAATAGCGAAGCCCATCAGGGTCTTCATTACAGCCCCAGTGGGGACTGTGTTGAATGTGTCCATCCAGTGCGTTCAGGGGACCTTTCAAGTTCTCATACGCATCAAAATAAAAATCCTCCCAACACACCCAACCAAGCTGAGGAGAGTGGTAAGGACTCCATACTGCCATCTACCCTGAAAACTGTTACAACAGAGGGCCAGTCTGCCTCTGAACTAGCAGAGGTTGAGGACAGCATTCATTTCAGTCCTAGATGTGATGGGACACCTGAATCATGGAAGAGCTTCAATTCACCAGAGGCaaacaatacagagaaaaatcaaGAGGGAATCTCAAGTGGAAAAACACTTGTTGACAGTCCATCATCTGTCCAATCATGTAATAAAAACTCAGAACTCTGCACTGATCGTGCCCAAAGTTATAAAGGTAGCTGCACATATTCAGACTCAGAAAGCCTCAGAGAGGTTGAACCTGCTCCACAGAGCCTTGAGCTCAGCCCACGTAGAAGCACAGACACCAGTGACTGA